One genomic window of Psychrobacter cibarius includes the following:
- a CDS encoding M48 family metalloprotease — protein MDFFGEQRTRTQRSLLLYGLFFLIVFAHLAVALGIMALLLTIFTGGIYHWVLILVAIWTIGSFVIGSFLEYRRLEAGGRAIAQRVGGVRLFIDHSQDAWEHSQGVAHQHEPIPKVRFSAHHIAVRNERDFPPVYRRYYEIAQQLAIASGVRMPILYILPDEQGINGFVAGRHSQDMVLVVTQGALDKLSDEGLYGLIGHEYGHILHGDATFNLQLMVVLAGLQLLYDWSDSINNFGAGNQRSHQNSHNNYFDDAVNRRNLLSQRVVDSHARSTEAQTANFTTHSEWVSYWQSQSQSQQSSAKSQSRWLQNNNKFDSQAPRNIWTLLIHGLSFSSMASAQLIKHSFNRQRELLADATSVQLTRSPAIMATLKAIHQDSLGSRLTSIADINGLSHFFFASSGADLGDVSWFATHPSLAERMSAINANAYHDFAVKVAKEKRINQQKIKEIYEQRRLGDWGVIKANSLSKNKQEKNSQSSIFETQSGLDNNKSNNDKSLTNNSNDVIDKETTAFPANEIKNELDEDKGLEFVIEKDVVVAGRLQVQAQNTGIHQLLKPWQAKPDSDLPSDTLIGIDDRQKVSLPQYILNHSYHPLGAQALIEAVMLCHQGRILATTESYDLTDIWLGIANDKASAAEINNNASANISSHPQFLAHTIDHRLLAAVAHLDRRLDNALIALAIKQLNQHNLSETAINESRLRYEASHSNQDHQHYVQQKKCRTMLMRYQQGIIELFEHYLTADLSQHFADNIASEDGAMDKIKPVSTHSGKIDSRLPPILSLWQALQLQQLLPILSTVLNEEHVHAQPQLLWLWQQTLQAGRDDIYDQLDPSGQVFDGLDVAAKAMLILLAYRLSKDVKGQVVSALDSSVHISAPTSVLGYNNDSVAHYLVDLRRHARLIDIDLAAVSDANLQWLLLTAQNINSIQLLAVIEAVPIFIAPASQSSASEAKRNDNYRQRQQGSDQIDYNAHRQDGNADSVDKAGNDSLRHSYAYHTYRQWLSTLHTVMLHDTIVSQDEYDCLTELANHWLGVRQLF, from the coding sequence ATGGATTTTTTTGGTGAACAACGCACCCGTACCCAGCGAAGTCTGTTGCTCTATGGGCTATTTTTTCTCATTGTCTTTGCCCATCTGGCAGTAGCGCTGGGTATCATGGCGCTGCTGCTAACGATATTTACTGGTGGCATTTATCATTGGGTGTTGATACTGGTTGCTATCTGGACAATCGGTAGCTTTGTGATCGGTAGTTTTTTAGAGTACAGACGTTTAGAAGCGGGCGGTCGCGCTATTGCTCAGCGTGTGGGCGGGGTTCGGCTGTTTATCGACCACAGCCAAGATGCGTGGGAGCATAGTCAAGGGGTTGCCCATCAGCATGAGCCTATACCAAAGGTTCGTTTCAGCGCCCACCATATCGCAGTACGTAATGAGCGAGATTTTCCGCCTGTCTACCGTCGTTATTATGAGATTGCCCAGCAGCTAGCCATTGCTTCGGGTGTACGTATGCCGATTCTCTATATACTGCCTGATGAGCAAGGTATTAACGGCTTCGTTGCTGGTCGTCATAGTCAAGATATGGTATTGGTCGTCACTCAAGGCGCGCTTGATAAGCTGTCCGATGAGGGGCTATATGGGCTGATAGGGCATGAATATGGTCATATCTTGCATGGTGATGCGACATTTAATTTGCAACTGATGGTGGTGCTGGCAGGCTTGCAATTACTCTATGACTGGAGTGATTCTATTAATAATTTTGGCGCTGGTAATCAACGCAGTCATCAGAATAGCCATAACAATTATTTTGATGATGCGGTCAATCGACGCAATCTCTTGTCACAAAGGGTCGTCGATAGCCATGCGCGTAGCACTGAAGCTCAAACCGCCAATTTTACCACCCATAGTGAATGGGTAAGCTATTGGCAAAGTCAATCACAAAGCCAGCAGTCGTCAGCTAAGAGCCAGTCACGATGGCTACAAAATAATAATAAGTTCGATAGTCAAGCACCGCGCAATATTTGGACGTTGTTAATACATGGATTGAGTTTTTCGAGTATGGCCAGTGCGCAACTGATTAAACACAGCTTTAATCGCCAGCGTGAATTGCTTGCTGATGCCACCAGTGTGCAGCTGACACGCTCACCTGCCATTATGGCAACACTGAAAGCCATTCATCAAGATTCGCTTGGTTCGCGCTTAACCAGTATCGCCGATATCAATGGTCTTAGTCACTTCTTCTTTGCCAGTAGTGGTGCTGATTTGGGTGACGTCTCTTGGTTTGCCACCCATCCGAGCTTGGCTGAGCGAATGAGTGCCATTAATGCCAACGCTTATCATGATTTTGCGGTAAAAGTAGCTAAAGAAAAGCGCATAAATCAACAGAAAATAAAAGAGATATATGAGCAGCGGCGATTAGGGGATTGGGGCGTCATAAAAGCAAATAGCCTAAGCAAAAATAAACAAGAAAAAAATAGCCAATCATCAATATTTGAAACTCAATCAGGATTAGATAACAATAAAAGCAATAACGATAAAAGCCTTACTAATAACAGCAATGATGTTATAGACAAAGAAACTACTGCTTTTCCTGCAAATGAAATAAAGAATGAGTTGGACGAAGATAAGGGGCTAGAGTTTGTTATCGAGAAAGATGTCGTTGTTGCAGGACGTTTACAGGTTCAAGCGCAAAATACCGGTATTCATCAGTTGCTCAAGCCATGGCAAGCAAAACCTGATAGCGATTTGCCATCGGATACATTGATTGGTATCGACGATAGACAAAAAGTTTCACTGCCGCAGTATATACTCAATCACAGTTATCACCCGCTCGGGGCGCAAGCTTTGATTGAAGCAGTTATGTTATGCCATCAAGGTCGTATATTAGCAACGACTGAGAGTTATGACTTGACTGATATCTGGCTTGGAATTGCTAACGATAAAGCGTCTGCTGCTGAAATCAATAATAACGCTAGCGCTAATATTAGCAGCCACCCCCAATTTTTAGCGCATACGATAGATCATAGATTATTAGCAGCAGTGGCACATCTTGATAGGCGTTTAGACAACGCATTGATTGCATTGGCAATAAAGCAATTGAATCAGCATAACCTGTCAGAAACTGCTATCAATGAATCACGCTTAAGATATGAAGCGAGTCATAGCAATCAAGATCATCAACATTATGTGCAGCAAAAAAAGTGTCGTACAATGCTGATGCGCTATCAACAGGGTATCATTGAGCTATTTGAACACTACCTAACGGCGGATTTAAGTCAACATTTCGCTGATAACATAGCCAGTGAAGATGGTGCTATGGATAAAATTAAGCCAGTATCAACGCACTCAGGAAAAATCGACTCTCGGTTGCCACCGATTTTATCATTATGGCAAGCGCTACAGTTGCAGCAATTATTACCTATATTGTCTACTGTATTGAACGAGGAACACGTGCATGCTCAGCCTCAGCTATTATGGTTATGGCAGCAAACATTGCAAGCGGGTAGAGATGATATTTATGACCAGCTTGACCCTTCAGGACAGGTATTTGATGGTCTCGATGTTGCCGCGAAAGCAATGCTTATTTTATTGGCTTATCGCCTATCAAAAGATGTCAAGGGTCAGGTCGTATCAGCACTAGATAGCTCAGTACACATTTCAGCACCTACTTCAGTACTCGGCTATAATAATGACAGTGTTGCTCACTATCTTGTGGATTTGCGGCGTCACGCACGTTTAATTGATATTGACTTAGCCGCTGTTAGTGACGCAAATTTGCAATGGCTACTATTGACTGCGCAAAATATAAATAGTATCCAGTTATTGGCAGTGATAGAAGCGGTGCCTATTTTTATAGCGCCTGCCAGTCAGTCGTCTGCATCAGAAGCCAAACGTAATGATAATTATCGACAGAGGCAACAGGGCAGCGATCAAATAGATTATAATGCTCATAGACAAGACGGCAATGCAGATAGTGTAGATAAGGCGGGCAATGATAGTCTGCGCCATTCTTATGCTTATCATACTTACCGGCAATGGTTGAGTACGTTGCATACGGTGATGTTGCACGATACGATAGTCAGTCAAGACGAATATGATTGCTTGACCGAGCTTGCCAATCATTGGTTAGGCGTTCGGCAGCTTTTTTGA
- the serC gene encoding 3-phosphoserine/phosphohydroxythreonine transaminase, with protein sequence MTTKAAPNRVPNFSAGPATIPTAVLSRAQEELLDWQGRGMSVMEVSHRSKEYIAITEKAEAKLRSLMDIPDNYKVLFLQGGASLQFSAIPLNLLNGGRADYLTTGAWSGKAVKEAQRYAKLGLGEVNQVATGKDSSFTDVPAQSEWSLSEDAAYFHYCANETIHGLQIFEPPQVDAPIVVDMSSCILSQPIDVSKFGVIYAGAQKNIGPAGLIIVIIREDLLGKASEWCPLLMNYEHQAEKESMSNTPATYSWYLAGLVFDWLEEQGGVAAIGKINQQKADLLYKTIDDSSFYSNPVDPKYRSIMNVPFTLADSSLDKVFLEESEAAGLMNLKGHRDVGGMRASIYNAVSLDWVQQLVDFMIAFEKKHA encoded by the coding sequence ATGACCACTAAAGCCGCTCCTAACCGCGTACCCAATTTTTCAGCGGGACCTGCTACTATACCGACGGCCGTATTATCACGCGCTCAAGAAGAGTTGCTTGATTGGCAGGGACGCGGTATGTCGGTCATGGAAGTGAGTCACCGTAGTAAAGAATACATCGCCATTACCGAAAAAGCCGAAGCCAAATTGCGCTCATTGATGGACATTCCAGATAACTATAAAGTGCTGTTTTTACAAGGTGGTGCTAGCTTACAGTTTTCAGCGATTCCATTAAACTTGCTAAATGGTGGGCGCGCAGACTATCTAACGACGGGTGCATGGTCTGGTAAAGCGGTCAAAGAAGCACAGCGCTATGCCAAACTAGGTCTTGGTGAAGTGAATCAGGTCGCAACGGGTAAAGACAGTAGCTTTACTGATGTGCCAGCCCAAAGCGAATGGAGCCTGAGCGAAGATGCTGCCTATTTTCATTACTGTGCCAACGAAACCATTCATGGTTTGCAAATATTTGAGCCGCCACAAGTCGATGCGCCAATTGTCGTCGATATGTCTTCTTGCATTTTGTCACAGCCAATCGACGTCTCTAAATTTGGCGTGATTTACGCGGGTGCGCAAAAAAATATCGGGCCAGCAGGTCTGATTATCGTCATTATCCGTGAAGATTTATTGGGCAAAGCGAGTGAATGGTGTCCACTGCTGATGAACTATGAGCACCAAGCTGAAAAAGAATCCATGTCAAACACACCAGCGACGTATTCTTGGTATTTGGCAGGGCTGGTGTTTGATTGGCTAGAGGAGCAGGGCGGCGTCGCTGCTATCGGCAAAATCAACCAACAAAAAGCCGATTTACTCTATAAAACAATTGATGATAGCAGCTTTTATAGCAATCCAGTTGATCCCAAATATCGCTCTATCATGAATGTGCCTTTTACCTTAGCCGACAGCAGCCTTGATAAAGTATTCTTAGAAGAGTCGGAAGCGGCAGGCCTCATGAATCTAAAAGGTCACCGCGATGTGGGCGGTATGCGTGCCAGCATTTACAATGCAGTGTCATTAGATTGGGTGCAGCAGTTGGTTGACTTTATGATTGCGTTTGAAAAAAAACACGCATAA
- a CDS encoding aminodeoxychorismate/anthranilate synthase component II codes for MILMIDNYDSFTYNIVQYFGELQQEITVWRNDQTTIENIRTLAPDAIVIGPGPCDPDQAGISLEAIKTFQGVIPILGICLGHQAIGQAFGGQVVKAGEVMHGRLSAVYHTDQGVFVGLPNPVQVTRYHSLVIDKTSLPDCLELTAWTQNSDGSIEEIMGIRHKTFAIEGVQFHPESILSEAGYQLLNNFLQTHHLSALTSDELPQVG; via the coding sequence ATGATTCTGATGATCGATAATTACGACAGCTTTACGTACAATATTGTACAGTACTTCGGTGAATTACAGCAGGAAATCACCGTCTGGCGTAACGATCAAACCACTATTGAAAATATTAGAACCCTTGCGCCAGATGCGATCGTCATTGGCCCCGGTCCCTGCGATCCTGATCAGGCGGGTATCTCTCTAGAAGCTATCAAGACTTTTCAGGGCGTGATACCGATACTAGGTATTTGCCTAGGACATCAGGCCATTGGACAAGCATTTGGTGGACAAGTGGTCAAGGCTGGTGAAGTCATGCATGGCCGCTTATCCGCCGTTTATCATACTGACCAAGGTGTCTTTGTAGGCTTGCCTAATCCCGTACAAGTCACGCGCTATCATTCGCTTGTCATTGATAAAACCAGCCTGCCCGATTGTCTTGAGCTGACCGCATGGACACAAAACAGTGATGGCAGTATTGAAGAAATCATGGGTATCCGTCATAAAACGTTTGCGATAGAAGGGGTACAATTTCATCCTGAGTCTATCTTAAGCGAAGCAGGTTATCAGCTGCTCAACAATTTTTTGCAAACGCATCATTTGTCAGCACTAACCTCAGATGAACTACCACAAGTCGGCTAA
- a CDS encoding SIMPL domain-containing protein (The SIMPL domain is named for its presence in mouse protein SIMPL (signalling molecule that associates with mouse pelle-like kinase). Bacterial member BP26, from Brucella, was shown to assemble into a channel-like structure, while YggE from E. coli has been associated with resistance to oxidative stress.) — protein sequence MKTTLLNKAALTTGTAFLLTAMMGSAHAEPTGYDQLTFQTEVKEEIQNDEVRASLYKKAQATDSKTLATTLNTSINNAMKIAKRYPTVTVSTGQQRTYPRYDKNDKIIGWTGQANIDLKSTDFAATSQLIADLQETLVMDNLNFGVSDTKKDALEQKLMTNASRAFQQQAKNLTRAWDARGYRVVNVNLNTGSNYPRPMYSAMSMKAGAADESVPSQSFESGNSTISVTANGTIELTK from the coding sequence GTGAAAACCACTCTACTTAATAAAGCCGCTCTAACGACTGGTACTGCATTTCTACTCACAGCCATGATGGGTAGCGCGCATGCAGAACCAACAGGCTACGATCAGCTTACCTTTCAGACAGAAGTAAAAGAAGAAATCCAGAATGATGAAGTACGAGCCAGCTTATATAAAAAAGCGCAGGCAACGGATTCTAAAACTCTAGCGACAACGCTCAACACCTCAATCAATAATGCCATGAAAATTGCTAAGCGCTATCCAACCGTTACCGTGAGTACCGGACAACAGCGCACCTACCCTCGCTATGATAAAAATGACAAAATCATTGGCTGGACAGGACAAGCAAACATCGATTTAAAAAGCACCGACTTTGCAGCAACCAGCCAACTCATCGCTGACCTACAAGAAACGCTGGTGATGGACAATCTGAACTTTGGTGTCTCAGATACCAAGAAGGATGCGCTTGAGCAAAAGCTGATGACCAATGCGTCTCGTGCTTTTCAGCAACAAGCTAAAAACCTAACACGCGCTTGGGATGCTCGTGGCTATCGTGTGGTCAATGTGAATCTAAATACAGGTAGCAACTACCCACGTCCGATGTATAGTGCTATGAGCATGAAAGCAGGCGCGGCCGACGAGTCAGTACCTAGCCAAAGTTTTGAATCTGGCAATAGTACTATCTCAGTGACTGCTAATGGTACGATTGAATTGACTAAATAA
- a CDS encoding extracellular solute-binding protein: MIKNTMLKAVLLAMTVSWIPASIAVPITTTALGHNSTTEYIDVPFMPYANPKAPTGGTLSLEARGTFNAANKWMTTGVAMVGTDYLYDTLMTGSLNEAFTMYPQLATKVTYDPDDTSWIIYHINPAAHFWDGTPVTSSDVKATYDALLNKGPMYIRSYLVDIKNIEIINDQQVKFIFNSDDNKEILLTVGQFPIFAKSSIDTDFEKITLTPLMGSGPYKLGRVDAGRSVSYVRDPNYWGRDLMVNRGRYNFDMIKFVYYQSDEIAFEGFKSGQYRFRPENKASNWATGYNFPAVKAGMINKETISSENPVPMQGLVMNMRRPIFQDIRVRQALSKAYDFEWMNKTLFHGQYERLQSFFHGSELAATGMPSTEEMQVLTPLLPKLEPLQRQAVLAEWQLPTSDGSGFNRTELLKARQLLLDAGFYYNDMRLYQPNGQLAQIEILMTGETMGRVLLPYIRNLKRLGFDATLRQVDGPQYYERVRRFDYDMIVDKFAQSLSPGAEQVGFWGSSAADQAGNRNTIGIKNPEIDAVIEQLGNAKTRDDTILYTQVLDRLLRAGHYLVPLYGKSATNVAYWDQYRHTEKLPSNAIGIDYWWTDKEAEARINQYLKQ; this comes from the coding sequence ATGATAAAAAATACCATGCTAAAAGCCGTCTTACTTGCCATGACTGTAAGCTGGATACCTGCCAGTATCGCGGTGCCAATCACTACTACTGCGCTTGGTCATAATAGTACCACTGAGTATATTGACGTGCCCTTTATGCCTTATGCCAACCCAAAGGCACCGACAGGCGGTACATTATCACTTGAGGCGCGTGGTACTTTTAACGCGGCTAATAAATGGATGACCACAGGTGTGGCGATGGTTGGCACCGATTATCTCTATGACACCTTGATGACTGGCTCATTAAATGAAGCCTTTACCATGTATCCGCAGCTGGCAACCAAAGTAACTTATGATCCCGACGATACTAGTTGGATTATCTATCATATTAATCCTGCTGCCCATTTTTGGGATGGTACGCCGGTCACCAGCAGTGACGTCAAAGCGACTTATGATGCACTGTTAAATAAAGGTCCGATGTATATTCGCAGCTATTTGGTTGATATTAAAAATATTGAAATTATTAATGACCAACAAGTAAAATTCATCTTTAACTCTGATGACAATAAAGAGATTTTATTAACCGTCGGACAGTTTCCTATTTTTGCTAAGTCCTCTATCGATACTGACTTTGAAAAAATAACGTTGACGCCATTGATGGGCAGTGGACCTTATAAGTTAGGACGTGTCGATGCAGGGCGCTCGGTCAGCTATGTACGTGATCCCAATTATTGGGGTCGTGATTTGATGGTCAATCGCGGTCGTTATAACTTTGATATGATTAAGTTTGTTTATTATCAAAGCGATGAGATTGCCTTTGAAGGTTTTAAGTCTGGTCAATATCGTTTTCGCCCTGAGAATAAAGCGTCGAACTGGGCAACGGGTTATAACTTTCCTGCAGTCAAGGCAGGGATGATTAATAAAGAAACGATCAGCAGCGAAAACCCAGTACCAATGCAAGGTCTGGTCATGAATATGCGACGTCCCATCTTTCAAGATATTCGCGTTCGCCAAGCACTGAGCAAGGCTTATGACTTTGAGTGGATGAATAAGACCTTGTTTCATGGGCAGTATGAACGTTTGCAAAGTTTCTTTCATGGCTCCGAGCTTGCCGCAACAGGGATGCCATCTACTGAAGAGATGCAGGTGCTTACGCCTTTATTACCCAAGCTTGAACCGCTGCAACGTCAAGCCGTATTAGCAGAATGGCAATTGCCAACCAGTGATGGTAGCGGCTTTAATCGTACAGAATTATTAAAAGCAAGGCAGCTGTTGCTAGATGCTGGGTTTTATTATAACGATATGAGACTATATCAGCCCAATGGACAACTTGCTCAGATTGAGATATTGATGACAGGCGAAACCATGGGTCGGGTGCTGCTGCCATATATTCGAAATCTAAAGCGCTTGGGCTTTGATGCCACGTTACGTCAAGTCGATGGGCCACAATATTATGAGCGGGTACGCCGTTTTGACTACGACATGATAGTTGATAAATTTGCTCAGAGTTTATCCCCTGGTGCGGAACAAGTTGGTTTTTGGGGTAGCTCAGCGGCCGACCAAGCGGGCAATAGAAACACTATTGGCATCAAAAACCCAGAGATTGACGCGGTAATAGAGCAGCTTGGTAATGCTAAAACTCGCGACGATACTATATTATATACTCAGGTGCTCGATCGCCTACTACGTGCTGGTCATTATTTAGTGCCTTTATACGGCAAATCAGCGACCAATGTCGCCTATTGGG
- a CDS encoding DUF4124 domain-containing protein has translation MTSLSKPVFSNSKLGLALIAATMIGMATLYAPLANAAPIYKVIDEKTGQVTFTDRPQNYEQQAGKKISQTGVTTKESRVSSSNSDNTSSQPPSSNVNTTMQNTAAKNSPVAKPAVNYQLAITEPSAERAYRRPAQSIDVNVQVKPNLQTGDSVSIYLDGNEVAQGLSASIATVDVLPGSHKIRAVLKNEKGQTLKQVERMVYVIQNNTTLQNNKKIAQQLLAYQNLPWYQKVLLKMRQEGKQPNMQSFTKPIVDKPMTLEQPVTN, from the coding sequence ATGACTTCATTATCAAAACCGGTTTTTTCAAACAGTAAGTTAGGGTTGGCATTGATTGCTGCTACGATGATTGGCATGGCAACTCTCTATGCCCCTTTGGCAAATGCTGCGCCTATTTATAAAGTTATTGACGAAAAAACAGGTCAAGTCACCTTTACCGATCGCCCGCAAAATTATGAGCAGCAGGCAGGTAAAAAAATCAGCCAAACGGGTGTCACGACGAAAGAAAGTCGCGTCAGCTCAAGTAACAGTGATAACACGAGTAGTCAACCTCCTTCTAGTAATGTTAATACTACTATGCAAAATACGGCTGCTAAAAATAGCCCTGTCGCCAAACCAGCCGTCAATTATCAGCTTGCTATTACTGAACCAAGCGCAGAACGTGCATATCGTCGCCCAGCCCAAAGCATTGATGTTAATGTGCAAGTGAAGCCGAACTTACAAACAGGTGATAGTGTTAGTATTTATTTGGATGGTAATGAAGTCGCGCAAGGTCTTAGCGCCTCGATTGCAACGGTAGATGTTTTACCAGGATCGCACAAGATAAGAGCCGTGTTAAAAAATGAGAAAGGTCAAACACTCAAACAAGTAGAGCGTATGGTTTATGTGATTCAAAACAATACAACATTGCAAAATAATAAGAAAATCGCGCAACAGCTTTTAGCTTATCAAAATCTACCTTGGTATCAAAAAGTGCTGTTAAAAATGCGTCAAGAGGGCAAACAACCGAATATGCAATCATTTACTAAGCCTATAGTGGATAAACCCATGACGCTTGAGCAACCGGTGACAAATTGA
- the glnA gene encoding type I glutamate--ammonia ligase produces MSNKLLDLIQSSNAKWVDFRFTDTRGKEQHISFPAHSVDEEVMEDGKMFDGSSIAGWKGIEASDMILRPDPETAFLDPFFDSLTVVVTCDIIEPSTLQGYDRDPRSIARRAEEYLKSTGIGDTAYFGPEPEFFIFDDVKWSIDMSGVSHKITAEEAAWSTNNDYEWGNMGHRPRVKGAYFPVPPIDSSQDMRSVMCERLEEIIGEGCVEVHHHEVAPCQSEIGVAFNTLVKKADEVQQLKYVVHNVAHQFGKTATFMPKPIVGDNGSGMHVHMSISKDGVNTFSGDEYAGLSESALYFIGGIIKHARALNAITNPSTNSYKRLVPHYEAPIKLAYSASNRSASIRIPHVSSPKAVRVEARFPDPAANPYLTFAALLMAGLDGIQNKIHPGEAADKNLYDLPPEEEALIPTVAESLEVALQALRDDHEFLLKGDVFTEDMLEAFIALKEEEVQRVNVTVHPVEFDLYYSC; encoded by the coding sequence ATGTCGAACAAATTACTAGATCTTATACAATCCTCTAATGCTAAATGGGTTGATTTTCGCTTCACTGATACACGTGGTAAAGAGCAACATATCAGCTTTCCAGCGCATAGCGTTGATGAAGAAGTGATGGAAGATGGCAAGATGTTTGATGGCTCATCTATTGCTGGTTGGAAAGGTATCGAAGCGTCAGATATGATCTTGCGTCCTGATCCAGAGACGGCTTTTCTTGACCCGTTCTTTGATTCACTTACCGTAGTTGTTACTTGCGATATCATCGAGCCATCAACGCTACAAGGTTATGATCGTGACCCACGTTCTATTGCGCGCCGCGCCGAAGAGTACTTGAAGTCAACGGGCATTGGCGATACTGCTTATTTTGGTCCTGAGCCTGAGTTTTTTATATTTGATGATGTGAAATGGTCAATTGATATGTCTGGCGTTAGCCATAAGATCACAGCCGAAGAAGCGGCATGGTCGACTAACAATGACTATGAGTGGGGCAACATGGGACATCGTCCACGTGTTAAAGGCGCTTACTTCCCAGTACCACCAATCGATAGCTCGCAAGACATGCGCTCTGTTATGTGTGAGCGTTTAGAAGAAATCATCGGTGAAGGCTGTGTCGAAGTTCATCACCATGAAGTTGCGCCTTGCCAGTCAGAAATTGGTGTCGCTTTCAATACGCTAGTCAAAAAAGCCGATGAAGTACAGCAGTTAAAGTATGTTGTGCATAATGTTGCGCATCAGTTTGGCAAAACGGCTACCTTTATGCCAAAACCAATCGTTGGTGACAATGGTTCAGGCATGCATGTGCATATGTCAATCTCCAAAGATGGTGTCAATACTTTCTCAGGTGATGAGTATGCGGGTCTTTCTGAATCTGCACTGTATTTTATCGGTGGTATTATCAAGCATGCGCGTGCGTTGAATGCGATTACCAACCCATCGACTAATAGCTATAAGCGCCTAGTACCGCATTATGAAGCGCCTATCAAACTTGCGTACTCAGCGTCTAACCGCTCAGCGTCTATCCGTATTCCACATGTTAGCAGCCCAAAAGCGGTACGTGTTGAAGCACGTTTCCCTGATCCAGCAGCCAACCCATACTTAACATTTGCAGCGTTACTAATGGCAGGTCTTGATGGTATTCAAAATAAAATACATCCAGGTGAAGCGGCTGACAAAAACTTGTATGACTTACCACCAGAAGAAGAAGCGCTCATCCCAACCGTTGCGGAGAGCTTAGAAGTTGCATTACAAGCCCTGCGTGATGATCATGAGTTCTTGTTAAAAGGTGATGTATTCACTGAAGACATGCTAGAGGCGTTCATCGCTTTGAAAGAAGAAGAAGTGCAACGTGTCAATGTAACCGTGCATCCCGTTGAGTTTGACTTATACTACAGTTGCTAA
- a CDS encoding LemA family protein: MKMFVWLFIAFVLLVIVFGVSIFNKLVRARNQAKNGFAQIDVQLKRRHDLIPNLVETAKRYLTHEEETLTRVISARNHAQSLQDSNIHQPDSLEHMALFAKAESMLSKALGQFSAVVEAYPELKADSMIKELMDELTNTENRIGFARQHYNDSVMFYNNDREVFPNNLISTTFGFRPLSPLVFEDRKVIAQAPVVNMG; the protein is encoded by the coding sequence ATGAAGATGTTTGTTTGGTTGTTCATTGCCTTCGTGCTACTAGTGATTGTGTTTGGCGTATCTATATTTAATAAATTGGTACGCGCTCGCAACCAAGCGAAAAATGGTTTTGCTCAAATAGATGTGCAACTGAAGCGCCGTCATGATTTGATTCCAAATTTGGTTGAAACTGCTAAACGCTATCTAACGCATGAAGAAGAGACGCTGACCCGTGTGATTAGTGCACGTAATCATGCCCAGAGCTTGCAAGACTCCAATATACATCAGCCAGACTCGCTTGAGCATATGGCGCTATTTGCCAAAGCTGAGAGTATGCTGTCTAAAGCGTTAGGGCAGTTTTCAGCGGTTGTGGAAGCTTACCCTGAGCTAAAGGCGGACAGCATGATTAAAGAGTTGATGGATGAGCTGACCAATACTGAGAACCGCATTGGCTTCGCCCGTCAGCACTATAATGACAGCGTGATGTTCTACAACAATGACCGCGAGGTATTTCCTAATAATCTTATTAGTACGACTTTTGGCTTTCGCCCGTTAAGCCCGCTAGTTTTTGAAGACAGAAAGGTGATCGCTCAAGCACCTGTCGTCAATATGGGCTGA